TGGCGCCCCCTAAATATAAGTTTTCCACAActcccttgctagggtcggcggcttctcttccttgctagggtcggcggctCCTCTTCCTTGCTAGGGGCCGGCGCCTCTTGCTTAGATCCCTTGATGGCCAGCggtttggagaagaggaagaagaggaggaggaagaagaggaggaggcaccccatcctagagcctctcttggtggtcggcggtttggaaatAACGAAAGGAAGGGTgcttgttatcttggtagatcgtcgctcacacgacgtccaagaagaagagaggaatacaacagaagatcaagaggtctttagctacaaaggaaaagtacaactagttctttaattccgttgcataattagtttagttttctttgtatcgattttgaataccaacagaagaagccaacgatcttgtacttcgatcaaggtctgttttgatccgtcaagaacttgcttgattgatcaaacacatgtctgatcgaacatgcgggttgttaggaaaagttctgtacttgtacaatttttgtacagggcaATTGAAACATAACGGAATTCCAACGCCTTCAACAAGATTAGGACATTCGTACTAGAAAAGTTAGACGAATAATGATTTGTACTAACTATAATGTGAATCCCAAGACTAACGATGATGAAATAAACAAGTTAACTTTGATACGTTAGTCACAACAAGTTGATTTTCGTCGAGGTCTAGTCAAAGGATCCTTACATGCTTAAAGATGTAAAATAGTTATTTGGAACACATTCCAAGCATATGTAAATTTTTTGCTTTTTTATTgagtagaaaatattttttttcctcgcTCTCATAAACAAGATCAATGGAATTAAAAATTGATGATTTTGAGAAAGAAAAGATGAAGAAAATTTCGGTTCCGGATGAAAAtgagaagaagagagaagaagaaaatgaacaaaTGACAATAGTAGAAATTTGGGATAACTTTATATTTGCACAAGTAATAAGAAGTTTGATACTCCTTATATAcacttttcttataaaaaatattatattatcttCATTGATAATAGATAAAAATGTTGAACTTATGTTATTATTTCAATACCCAATTGGTATGAGGACTCTAAGGACTATCACACCAGTGATAATTTTGCATAAATTAAAAAGGTTGTTGCATAAATATATTTCTTTGGATTAATTTGTGACGTGATTTGAGTTCAAATTTACTATTGTCTTTTTTACTTTTGGTAATTAACCTTCCTAAACTTAAAGTAGTGTGGCAATTTGGAATGACAAATCAAAAGTTGTTCCTTTGTTTATTATAGAAAAAATAGAGTGACTACTACCTAAAAATAGATTTGGGTAGTGACTATTTTGATGGTCTGTCTCTAAGTACCTGAAACAAGAATGAAGACATGGAAGTGTATTGTGCTTCACTCTTATAAGTGCAGGTCATCATCAACAAATATGATAGATAGCACAATGCGGTCCATTGAGCCTCAAAAAGATAAGCACAAATTATGTCCTGATTTGGACCTAAGCAATCAGAACATCCACAATCCATGTTAGACACTTGACAGGGTTTGGAACCACACCTTTTCTTTTCAAGATATATAATTCAAGATTTCagagaaattaaactaaaattgccAGAAGCAGTAGTTGAAGAAGAATCCCCAGTTCATTCATCAGGCTATGAAAAGACGTGAGTTTTAGGTGGTGGGCTAGCTGTAGGCATTTTGCAGTAGCATTTCTACATCAGAAAGAGATGGAAAACACACTtgtccctcttctcttctcttctcttctcctttttgTTTTGGGGTTCCTGATACTCTTACACAAAGCAAGAGCATGCTATGATGCACTAACCatcatgagattttttttttgtttgtttttgataATCTAGATGTCCTGATTTTGTCTGATTAATCCTAGAGGTAGATGATCTTCTCTTGGTTAGTCTATCGAATATGCACACTCAAGAGGACAATCTTCAAAATATTCATCCTTAGATTTGAACTCTAATTCTCTTATTTGTTCCTCCTAGTGTTTTGTACTGTACCATACCTATGAAAGTAATCCAATCAACTCTATGCTCAACTCTAGCCGCATGTGACTGTCTAATGCAAAGTCGATCAATCAACCATTTGTGACTGTTGGGATGAACTCATGCACCTCTACTAGCAATAAGctttttttaatctaatttttgtataaattaaataattatgaTATCATTAAACTAGAGATATAGGACATTcatttttttttgattttatatattacaatagtaataatgataagcatgagatatttttataaattttaatatttattattaaatatcaTCCAAGAAACCACACAGGACGTAGAGATGGTGTTGCCCTTTGCAAAAACTATGAAGACTAACCAATTAAAGCACGATCCTTtatagaagaaagaagaaagaagaaagagcaTTTGCAATGAGACCTTTATAGAgttagaaaagaaagaaaagtaaagaataaataattaatctaTAAAAGGAGCTGAAGTccaaaataatatattatttattcaGAAAAAGGAGTGCGATTAAAAAAAGTAATTCAATAAAAATTATAATGTTATCAGTATGAGAGTGGTTATAATGCATGACAGAGAATTATCTCTATTTCATATCTAATTTTCAATTAACTAAAGAATCACTAACTAAACGATGGCCAAAAGAAGATAAGCATATCCTTATCATTACTAATATGCTTAAAAGAAGTTATTACTTTAAATaaaaagataaagaagatattATCCAACAACAAGAGAATCGAACCTAATTGTGGAGAGGGATTGACAGCCCACTTCTAACTCACATGCACATGCACTCACCTAATCCTTAATTACCAACCAAAACCttcacaaatcaatcaattaattaaccAGTCTAATCCTTCTTCATTCAAGAACAATTGTAAAGAAAACTAAGAGCATGTTTTCTTTTGATTAATTACTTTTTGTCAACAGATTTATGAtgactaattaaattaatttacaaaACACCTATGAATATAATTAACTCCTGCGTGTCGACTAATTAAGTGACTTATATATGCAGAGAtatatgattaattaattaattaattacatagGGAAGTTAACCTGTTCTTCCTCCTCCTGGGAACCCTAACTGCACCCCATGTAGTATTTTAGCAAAGCTTTAAACCCTAATCTTGATCTCCAATATAGTGACTAATCGATCGAATTAACATGAGACGCAGAATCCACAATGGTCTGCATGAGCCTTACCTGCATGGCCAGGCACTTCACGTAGTCAGCAGCCTCTTCCAGCAACCTGCAGTACTCCATGCAGCCTCCGCCGGGCACCAACCGCCGGAGCGCCACCTCCAACGGATCGCCACCGCCGACGGGCCTGCGTCTCCGAATCACAGCCCTCGGCCTCCGAAGACCTCGGCCGGGACGTCGTCGGATTTTACGTAGCAAGGCGCGACTCCACGCCCGGCGGGGCCCGGCGGAGGCGGCCATGCAGGCATAGGCGGCGCGCCGGATTCCGCGCGCTCGGTAGGAGGGCGAGCGGGCCCCCGGGCCGGAGCAGCGGACGAGGGAGAGCGCGCGGAGGAAGCGCAAAGCCACCATGGGCTTGGAAAAATTAGGGTTAGGGCTCCCTAAGGAACTCTTGGTATCCTTGAAGCTTCttctatacatatatatatatcaactGCAATCCGGGAGCTGATTCCTCTGCAATGATGAGAGAGGGGGATGGAAGAGGAGCTAGAGGGAGATTAGGGAAGACGATGGGAGAATTGATGGGTTAAGAAGGCAGAAAAGAGGGGATGAGGTCAGATGAAGTGCAGTATCTGTCGCAGGGTCAATACGGATgagataaattatttattataaattgcgTGTGAAGGAGAGGAAGAGCCGAAAGGGACGGTGTCGTGATAGGCGCGGAACCAAACAGAAACGGGTGGCGTGCGCGCGTGGTGGTGATGGCCAGAAAATGCTTATTCCTCTCGATCGTTTCATCAGATGTGACTTGATTCGGTCGGAGACGATCGACGGATTAAGCGTGGGCGTCCGTTTGCTTCTACTATGCTGATCGATCGTCAATCGATGGAGTTGTGTGGCTGGACTCGATTTCGATTTGaactcgatatatatatatatgatcaatttaaagttaattagatatattgttttaattaattatgatccgAAGATAACTTGACAGATTAAAGAACAAGTCTGTAGATTCTATGTACGAGCATTTGTCGAAGGTTTAATTATGATCCAGGAGAATCCAACATGTTATATTTTAGGCTTTAGCCTCgctattataaatttataagaaagtaGCTAAAAAGGACCCTAgtggtttttttaaaaaaataataataataataaataaatagtcTAATGGCACGAATCTTTCTCGAATATCTTCGTAGACTATGAGCCTTAATATAACCTAAATTCATATATAAGACAGTGACaacaatttataaataaataaattataaatattttttgaaaaaaaaaaaaaaaaatcaatgtgcCGCCGACGCGTCCCAATCTTTCCTGGTTAGATTGGGAACAAAAAGCGGTGAAGTGGGACCGGGTAGGGCGAACGACCACATGGTGGCACATGGTTCACATGACCCACGAGGCGGACCGACCGGGTTTATTTGATGGGAACCATGTCGTCTTGTggcgctaattaattaattaattaatattgtgtGGAATACCACTACTGGTGCTGAATAATTGTCTAGGTTGGTCTCACGTCCAACCTCAATCAATTGGCGGCACACGTACGTATATATCCTAATTAAAGATGAGGCCTCAACCCCAACCACTACTGCTCCAATTGTGTTGGTTCATCGGTTCATGTCACCCCCGATTAAACCGGGTCACCAGACCATTTTGTGGCTTCTCTCTTTGGGAATGATTCAAAGAAAGGAAATTAGGAAAAGGATCGCTTTGGCTAATTATTTAATTCGTGATCGATGGGGACGTGATGATGGGTTGAGTTTTGAAAGTTTGTGTGGATATATATCTAAAATATATgaaataaaagtatatatatatatatatatatatatatatatatagagagagagagagagagagagagagagaaatattATACTGTGGCGCCTTATGTGCGGTTTTGCTGTGGTACTTGCCACGTCAgcgacctggaccgatcaggctccaacctgatcggtctgggagtctcACAGAcgcggtccccagaccgatcaaccaactctctgtgagagttggcttcgaagcctgatcggtctgtggaccgatcaggctataggtggatcggtccacagaccgatcccctactTTATTTGGGTTGATTTTTAGGTGGATAGgttagagcctgatcggtctggggaccgatcagcctagggcctgatcggtccacagaccgatcaggagactcccagaccgatcaggttggagcctgatcggtccaggtcgcTGACGTGGCAAGTACCGCAGCAAAACCGCACATAAGGCGCCGCAGCATAGGGATCTAAAGTTCTAGACTTAGCTACAATATATTATTAAGAATTTGTTCATTAATCAATGAGGGATTTAATTTAGAGTTCAAgacttattattaaaaaaatttctcattaatcaatcaaaATCTAGAATTCGAGACTTAGCTGCGGcgtattattgaaaatttttataattaatcaattagaaatctagagttctctttagtcccacatcttaggtggtgtttggttaaatgatgagaataaCTATGGATATGTGTTTCATAGTaaggtggaatgagaatgggaatAAAATCCATCTAGTTATATAGGTTTAGTTGATtctcaaaaatctaaaaatcattatcaaattgtcattcccaaacccacaattcaaacactatcttttactattatTCCATTCCCTTATTCCCAAACTCATCAACCAATGATATTTTTATGAAGGATAATCCTAGATCAATTCTTCTTCCCTCATATCTCTCCCTACATACAACGCGTGTGCACGATCGCTAGTAtattactaactaattttggtgaagctcaaaatgaaattatgttaatatcttttttttttcttttcatactgaaaataattttaaggtttattagtaatttctacAAACGCAtgatatgaaaataattttaagatttattagtaatttctacAAACGCATTTAtcatgaatctagagttcaagattcAACTGTCATGTAcgagaatttttc
This window of the Zingiber officinale cultivar Zhangliang chromosome 3B, Zo_v1.1, whole genome shotgun sequence genome carries:
- the LOC122055251 gene encoding transcription factor IBH1-like — translated: MVALRFLRALSLVRCSGPGARSPSYRARGIRRAAYACMAASAGPRRAWSRALLRKIRRRPGRGLRRPRAVIRRRRPVGGGDPLEVALRRLVPGGGCMEYCRLLEEAADYVKCLAMQVRLMQTIVDSASHVNSID